One part of the Aurantibacillus circumpalustris genome encodes these proteins:
- a CDS encoding DUF2141 domain-containing protein, with amino-acid sequence MNYTPFLFCLFLISNFFHAQTLHIQVSGIRNSSGNIRLAFYSNSKSFDDEKPLFIRKVAKKEVLNSSLKMVYNDLKAGVYGIAILDDENSNDKMDYGWVLPKEGFGFSDYYHTNMKRPKFESFDFALKDEIKIVEIKVRYL; translated from the coding sequence ATGAATTATACACCATTTCTCTTCTGTTTATTTTTAATTTCAAATTTTTTCCATGCACAGACACTTCATATACAAGTGAGTGGTATCCGTAATTCTTCTGGTAACATACGCCTTGCTTTTTATTCAAATTCTAAAAGCTTTGACGATGAAAAACCTTTATTCATTAGAAAGGTAGCGAAGAAAGAAGTTCTTAATAGTAGCCTAAAAATGGTTTATAATGATTTGAAGGCAGGTGTTTATGGCATTGCAATTTTAGATGATGAGAATTCGAATGATAAAATGGACTATGGTTGGGTTTTGCCAAAAGAGGGCTTTGGCTTTTCAGATTATTACCATACCAACATGAAGCGGCCAAAATTTGAAAGTTTTGATTTTGCGCTTAAAGATGAAATTAAAATTGTAGAAATTAAGGTAAGGTATCTTTAA
- a CDS encoding DUF7793 family protein codes for MNSTQKKTYLAFNEGILSVHFFENAVIDVEDVIYIYCYAIEKSKGKPYGLLFDSSSKHEFTANAIEYFVDSPYLKDVIAIAYISKDLISKIRLNLLLIFERPAVKPKIFGDETLAYDWLQKKVNSLTVNA; via the coding sequence ATGAATAGCACCCAGAAAAAAACCTATTTAGCTTTTAATGAAGGTATTTTGTCTGTTCATTTTTTTGAAAATGCAGTGATAGATGTAGAAGACGTGATTTACATTTACTGTTATGCGATAGAAAAATCGAAAGGCAAACCTTATGGGTTGTTATTTGATTCGAGTAGTAAACACGAATTTACCGCAAATGCAATAGAGTATTTTGTCGACAGTCCTTATTTAAAAGATGTTATAGCAATTGCCTATATTTCAAAAGATCTTATCAGTAAAATTCGTTTGAATTTATTATTGATTTTTGAAAGGCCAGCTGTTAAACCAAAAATATTTGGAGATGAGACTCTAGCTTACGATTGGCTTCAAAAGAAAGTAAACTCACTTACAGTGAATGCTTAA
- a CDS encoding DUF4421 family protein, protein MLFRVRIVLVIIVLGNVSPMFSQADSLVKTLIDTVVSKLIVDDIPRKTFKDKFMYPHRWYVKQMLKSHTSDIDTTYVRSVKKKLVITVALAKKFYGFNLVDLETKKELDFAPNNYYHVGFNFNNIIFSFGFYPGIKFGSKPNSGNTKSIDIQTLIMGRRVITDIYYQNYRGFYVLNSDNYLNKGAEGSYIFVRPDLKVFAFGVNTMFIFNYKKYSMRGSFSYTDIQKKNAASLMAGIYHKQVTFRSVDSTLIGLNTRDGLTPDLFNINSISLLTIGISGGYGYTLVYRKFIASNIINIGIGGQKTNYTTTDGKEHSLSLNPSLHLNVKGAIRYDKVLYFVGIMASYDTDYTSNPNLFNVETYTSKVLLFVGYRFNIKQNGRKVLKAMGLVDFKT, encoded by the coding sequence ATGCTTTTTAGAGTAAGGATAGTTTTAGTTATTATAGTGCTTGGTAACGTGTCGCCCATGTTTTCGCAAGCAGATAGTTTGGTTAAAACCTTAATTGATACAGTTGTCAGTAAATTAATTGTTGACGACATTCCACGTAAAACATTCAAAGATAAATTTATGTACCCACACCGCTGGTATGTGAAACAAATGCTAAAATCGCACACAAGCGACATTGATACAACTTATGTTCGTTCTGTTAAGAAAAAGTTGGTAATAACTGTTGCGCTGGCAAAAAAATTCTACGGTTTTAACTTAGTTGATTTGGAAACAAAAAAAGAGCTCGATTTTGCGCCCAATAACTATTACCACGTCGGCTTTAATTTTAATAATATTATTTTCAGTTTTGGATTTTATCCAGGTATTAAATTCGGCTCTAAACCCAACAGTGGAAATACAAAAAGCATAGATATTCAAACGCTTATAATGGGGCGTAGAGTTATTACTGATATATATTATCAAAACTACCGTGGATTCTATGTGCTCAATTCAGACAATTATCTAAACAAGGGAGCCGAAGGATCTTACATTTTTGTACGACCTGATTTAAAAGTTTTTGCGTTTGGCGTAAACACGATGTTTATTTTTAATTATAAAAAATATTCGATGCGTGGTTCATTTTCCTACACTGACATCCAAAAGAAAAATGCAGCTTCTTTAATGGCAGGCATCTATCACAAACAAGTAACTTTTCGTTCGGTAGATTCAACACTAATAGGATTGAATACAAGAGACGGATTAACGCCCGATTTATTTAACATCAATTCTATTTCGCTACTCACTATTGGAATAAGCGGCGGATATGGTTATACCTTAGTTTACCGCAAATTTATTGCCAGTAACATCATTAACATTGGCATTGGTGGTCAAAAAACAAATTACACAACAACAGATGGAAAAGAACATTCACTTTCACTCAACCCCTCTTTACATCTAAACGTTAAAGGGGCTATTCGTTACGATAAGGTGCTTTACTTTGTTGGCATAATGGCAAGCTACGATACAGATTACACCTCAAATCCGAACCTATTTAACGTAGAAACATACACCTCTAAAGTTTTATTATTTGTTGGTTACCGGTTTAACATTAAACAAAACGGTAGAAAAGTTCTCAAAGCAATGGGATTAGTAGATTTTAAAACTTAG
- a CDS encoding DUF748 domain-containing protein, with amino-acid sequence MRASEILTRIKHITVIIWLKIKLQVTKLCDTKFKKTLLIIAAAIILLILAIILFISPLSKYLVQKYDLKYLGREITMDYAYVNPFTGYVYFHNVNIREANTDSLFLSVKGLSANFEMHKLLAKTFEISHITLDQPKGFIVVEKGVLNFQDVITRFSSENSEPSKQPLHLSILQIAIINGDFIFKENQVPVNYTIKKVNILSDGFKWDSDSISGTVSLKGGKTGGDLAGSFSINYKTLDYQFSALAQKFDLEIINQYLNELSNFGSFRAYVNADLHGKGNFHDKEDIVLKGILSVNDMHFGKDSLEDYAAFDKLIVSVTELSPKYHKYQIDSLILHHPFLNYERYDYLDNFEYMFGKKGAKIKNVNGDSQKFNLIIEVVRYVKVLVKNFFHSSYKINKLEIIDADLKYEDYTLAEKFSASAKSLHIFADSIDKTRKKVELQLTTNIKPYGNANLHLSINPKDSSDFDLEYGVSNIPLTHLNPFLIKYTSFPMDRGTIEIKGAWHVRNGEIQSKNQLVVIDPRIGERVRNDNNSWLPMHFAMFFVRERGNVIDYDIPISGNLKNPTFHYKDVIINALKNSFLKPATVIYREEVKENEKQIERSLSLKWNFLQESLLSEQIDFLEELATLLKSDPTFSISINPEIYIEKEKEYILFFEAKKKYFLSINKVNKENLTINDLTEINVMSNKDSMFVNYVNSKIQDPMLFTLQDKCLALVTRATVNSKYDLISQHRREAFMFYFTKLQNKGQFKLLREVNKIPYNGYSSYRIRYTGKIPESLRKASERINEMNNETPRKEFKGLRKKTKFV; translated from the coding sequence ATGCGTGCATCAGAAATACTGACTAGAATAAAACACATCACAGTAATTATTTGGCTGAAAATAAAACTCCAAGTCACGAAACTTTGTGACACAAAGTTCAAAAAGACTCTCTTAATTATCGCTGCTGCAATTATATTACTCATTCTTGCCATCATTTTATTTATATCTCCCCTATCCAAATACCTTGTTCAAAAATACGACCTGAAGTATTTAGGAAGAGAGATTACCATGGACTATGCCTATGTGAATCCTTTTACTGGATATGTCTACTTTCACAACGTAAATATTCGAGAAGCCAACACTGACAGTCTCTTTTTATCTGTTAAAGGTTTGAGCGCGAATTTTGAAATGCACAAACTCCTCGCCAAAACGTTCGAAATTTCTCACATCACACTTGATCAGCCCAAAGGGTTTATTGTTGTTGAAAAGGGGGTGTTAAATTTTCAAGATGTCATTACACGCTTCTCTTCAGAAAATTCAGAACCGTCAAAACAGCCTCTGCACTTAAGTATTTTACAAATAGCCATCATAAATGGCGATTTTATTTTTAAAGAAAACCAAGTTCCGGTAAATTACACCATTAAAAAGGTAAATATCTTAAGTGATGGATTTAAATGGGACAGCGATTCTATTTCCGGAACCGTTTCACTTAAGGGTGGGAAAACCGGAGGGGATTTAGCAGGAAGTTTTAGCATCAACTATAAAACGCTGGATTATCAATTTTCTGCACTCGCTCAAAAATTTGATCTTGAAATTATTAATCAATACCTCAATGAACTTTCAAATTTTGGAAGTTTCAGAGCATACGTAAATGCCGATTTACATGGAAAAGGAAATTTTCACGATAAAGAAGATATTGTCTTAAAGGGAATACTTTCAGTAAACGATATGCATTTTGGAAAAGATTCGCTTGAAGATTACGCGGCTTTTGATAAACTCATCGTGAGCGTGACTGAGTTGAGTCCTAAATACCACAAGTACCAGATTGATTCACTTATTTTGCATCATCCCTTTTTAAATTACGAACGTTATGATTACCTCGACAATTTCGAATACATGTTTGGTAAAAAAGGTGCCAAAATAAAAAATGTAAATGGCGATTCCCAAAAGTTTAACTTAATTATTGAAGTCGTTCGCTATGTAAAAGTATTGGTGAAGAATTTCTTTCACAGTTCATACAAGATTAATAAATTAGAAATTATTGATGCTGATTTGAAATACGAAGATTATACATTGGCTGAAAAATTTTCAGCTAGCGCTAAATCACTTCACATTTTTGCTGACTCCATAGATAAAACAAGAAAAAAAGTAGAACTACAACTTACTACCAATATAAAGCCTTATGGAAATGCGAATCTTCATTTAAGTATAAATCCCAAAGACAGTTCTGATTTTGATCTTGAATATGGCGTTAGTAATATTCCTTTAACGCATCTTAACCCTTTCTTGATCAAATACACGTCGTTTCCAATGGATCGTGGAACAATCGAAATAAAAGGGGCATGGCATGTTCGTAATGGTGAAATTCAAAGCAAAAACCAGCTTGTAGTAATAGATCCACGAATAGGTGAAAGAGTTAGAAACGATAATAATAGTTGGTTACCTATGCATTTTGCAATGTTCTTTGTAAGAGAACGGGGAAATGTAATTGACTATGACATTCCGATTAGCGGCAATTTAAAAAATCCAACATTTCATTACAAAGATGTAATTATTAACGCTCTTAAAAACTCATTTTTAAAACCAGCCACTGTAATATACAGAGAAGAGGTTAAAGAAAATGAAAAGCAGATTGAAAGATCTCTCTCGTTAAAATGGAATTTTCTTCAAGAGTCATTGTTATCTGAACAGATTGATTTTTTGGAAGAGCTCGCAACTTTACTAAAATCAGATCCAACTTTCTCTATAAGTATTAATCCCGAAATCTATATTGAAAAGGAGAAAGAATACATATTGTTTTTTGAAGCAAAGAAAAAATATTTTCTTTCTATAAATAAGGTAAATAAAGAAAATCTGACTATTAATGATTTAACTGAAATAAATGTAATGTCAAATAAAGATTCAATGTTTGTCAATTACGTCAATTCAAAAATTCAAGATCCAATGTTGTTTACATTACAGGATAAATGTTTAGCTTTAGTGACAAGAGCGACCGTTAATTCAAAATATGATTTAATAAGTCAACATAGAAGAGAGGCATTCATGTTTTATTTTACTAAGCTACAAAATAAAGGTCAGTTTAAACTGTTGAGAGAGGTTAACAAGATTCCTTACAACGGTTATTCGTCCTATAGGATTAGGTATACCGGAAAAATCCCTGAATCACTCCGTAAAGCTTCTGAAAGAATAAATGAAATGAATAATGAGACGCCGAGAAAAGAGTTTAAGGGTTTGCGCAAAAAAACCAAATTTGTTTAA
- a CDS encoding MlaD family protein, which produces MKKETTNSLKLGVFVSVTIALLMGGMYYIGKRQQLFGSTFELTAVFKDIGGLQVGNNIRFSGINVGVVNDIVQTTDTTVKVTMLINDDTRKFIKKNAKAIVGSDGLMGNKIVVITPGTPGKIQVVDKDVIETSQPVNMDDILFKIKVTADNAAWITENLGIVMENIKDGKGTLGKILMDSTFAENVDAAMVNIQKGAGGFKKNMDAASHNILLRGFFKKKKKDNKN; this is translated from the coding sequence ATGAAAAAAGAAACAACAAATAGCCTCAAACTAGGCGTTTTCGTAAGCGTAACAATTGCACTGCTCATGGGTGGTATGTATTACATTGGAAAAAGGCAACAACTTTTTGGAAGCACCTTTGAATTAACTGCTGTGTTTAAAGACATTGGAGGTTTACAAGTTGGAAACAACATTCGGTTTTCGGGCATTAATGTAGGTGTTGTTAATGATATTGTGCAAACTACTGATACTACCGTAAAAGTGACGATGCTAATTAATGACGATACGCGAAAATTTATTAAGAAAAACGCAAAAGCCATTGTTGGTTCAGATGGTTTGATGGGAAATAAAATAGTTGTTATCACACCTGGTACACCTGGTAAAATTCAAGTTGTGGATAAAGATGTTATTGAAACGTCACAACCGGTAAATATGGATGATATTTTATTTAAAATAAAAGTTACAGCAGACAATGCCGCGTGGATTACAGAAAATCTTGGTATTGTAATGGAAAATATTAAAGATGGAAAAGGAACGCTTGGGAAAATTTTGATGGATAGTACTTTCGCTGAAAACGTGGATGCAGCCATGGTAAATATTCAAAAAGGTGCCGGAGGATTTAAAAAAAATATGGATGCTGCTAGTCACAATATACTACTTAGGGGTTTTTTTAAGAAGAAAAAGAAAGACAACAAAAACTAA
- a CDS encoding ABC transporter ATP-binding protein: MEEAVIKIEHLKKSFGNNVVLQDMSITLAKGENLVVLGKSGSGKSVFIKCMVGLLEPDEGKMNILGKDILGLKSKELNALRKKVGFLFQSGALYDSMSVKENLEFPLRDEKKITKEEMDARVDEALANVGLSEAIHKMPSELSGGMRKRVALARTLILKPEIILYDEPTTGLDPITSKEISELMLDVQKKFKTASIIITHDVECARLTANRIIILKDGAAAAEGTFEELSTSKDEWITSFFKHS; this comes from the coding sequence ATGGAAGAAGCGGTTATAAAAATTGAGCATTTAAAAAAATCATTTGGAAACAACGTTGTCCTTCAAGATATGAGTATTACGTTGGCCAAGGGAGAAAATTTGGTTGTACTTGGCAAATCGGGCAGCGGCAAATCTGTGTTTATAAAATGTATGGTAGGCTTGCTTGAACCCGATGAAGGAAAAATGAACATTCTTGGAAAAGATATTTTAGGTTTAAAAAGTAAAGAACTAAACGCCTTAAGAAAAAAAGTCGGCTTTCTATTTCAGAGTGGTGCGCTTTACGATTCTATGTCGGTAAAAGAAAATTTAGAGTTTCCATTACGCGATGAGAAAAAAATCACAAAAGAAGAAATGGATGCTCGTGTTGACGAAGCATTAGCTAATGTTGGTTTATCTGAAGCCATCCATAAAATGCCATCAGAGCTTTCGGGCGGTATGAGAAAACGCGTTGCTTTAGCACGAACACTCATTTTAAAACCTGAGATCATTCTTTACGATGAACCGACTACTGGACTTGACCCCATTACCTCAAAAGAAATTAGTGAATTAATGTTGGACGTTCAGAAAAAATTTAAAACGGCATCCATTATAATTACGCACGATGTAGAATGCGCTCGCTTAACCGCGAATCGTATAATTATCCTTAAAGACGGCGCAGCAGCAGCCGAAGGTACATTTGAAGAATTGTCAACTTCTAAAGATGAATGGATAACATCTTTTTTTAAACACAGTTAA
- a CDS encoding MlaE family ABC transporter permease, with product MLRFFKEAFVPKYELKEFAKQAYLVGYKSFPLVAITGFIMGLVLTIQSRPTLAEFGAESWLPAMVAVSIIREIGPVITALIFAGKVGSGIGAELASMKVTEQIDAMEVSGINPFKYIVVTRIIATTLMLPILVVAADVISLYGAYVGVNIKGDVSFSLFLIQVFEKLSFIDIVPALIKTVFFGFAVGLIGCHAGYNSNKGTEGVGKAANSAVVLASLVIFILDMIAVQITSLFS from the coding sequence ATGCTTCGTTTTTTTAAAGAAGCATTTGTTCCGAAATATGAATTAAAGGAATTCGCAAAACAAGCCTACTTGGTGGGTTACAAATCTTTTCCACTCGTAGCCATTACTGGCTTTATTATGGGCTTGGTATTAACCATTCAATCAAGACCAACCCTCGCCGAATTTGGCGCAGAATCGTGGTTACCGGCTATGGTAGCAGTGTCTATCATTCGCGAAATTGGTCCGGTGATTACTGCTTTAATTTTTGCAGGAAAAGTTGGCTCTGGTATTGGTGCAGAATTAGCGTCGATGAAAGTAACAGAACAAATCGACGCCATGGAAGTATCGGGCATCAATCCTTTTAAATACATTGTGGTTACTCGTATTATTGCAACTACCCTTATGCTTCCAATTTTAGTGGTGGCTGCAGATGTTATTTCTCTTTATGGCGCTTATGTTGGTGTAAACATTAAAGGAGATGTGAGTTTCAGTTTATTTCTCATTCAGGTTTTTGAAAAACTTAGTTTCATTGACATTGTACCTGCCCTTATTAAAACAGTATTTTTTGGTTTTGCCGTTGGACTCATTGGTTGTCATGCAGGATATAATTCTAATAAAGGAACCGAAGGTGTTGGAAAGGCTGCTAATTCAGCCGTAGTATTAGCATCACTGGTGATTTTTATTTTGGATATGATCGCTGTTCAAATTACCAGTTTATTTAGTTGA
- a CDS encoding T9SS type A sorting domain-containing protein, which yields MKSLLTLVSIAFTIICFSQAAQSYTTFQGAPLSLYSWQGNKIMLLSSSNTLNPVTMNNWVLKMDTAYDYYALCTGKVPNPNPGVTYINSRSTIAEVASTCGAGCGYLGATGIEMLSSYFTNMYSLIDGQNLYDQVPFYELGRNFWFYDSKLKYQTNDPIVTGYAVFMRFIAMEAAHVQGGPFNSWTFSQFKNNVINLLPTYMANTSLNWANTLGVGQGVPNSSLGATDLFASFCFYLRDNYCGKQWIENVWKYADLRPNAVTTQDAVDNFVIASSQAANSDLSSLFLTWKWPVSNTAIAYLSSLNLGRINSQPNNITINAGSTAQFSISSSEPTAYFQWQLQSGSIFQNINNGGNYSGVNTSNLIFSSVNSSDNNNKYRCLVTIGSCIDTSNIAILQVNNLTGVSKKKIDYSLSVYPNPGSGVFSFELQNSNFEGQFYLYNAFGERVYSTIINSNVTEIDISEKTKGMYFYKLLSGEKLISTGKIFLE from the coding sequence ATGAAAAGTCTATTAACACTAGTTTCGATTGCATTTACAATAATTTGTTTTTCTCAAGCCGCTCAAAGCTACACTACATTTCAAGGCGCGCCTCTATCTCTCTATTCGTGGCAGGGCAACAAAATAATGTTGTTGTCCAGTTCAAATACGCTTAACCCGGTAACCATGAACAATTGGGTTTTAAAAATGGATACTGCCTATGACTACTACGCTTTATGTACCGGTAAAGTACCAAACCCTAATCCGGGAGTAACGTACATAAATAGCAGATCCACCATTGCTGAAGTGGCTTCTACCTGCGGTGCCGGTTGCGGCTATTTAGGTGCTACAGGTATTGAGATGCTGAGTAGCTATTTTACAAATATGTATTCCCTCATCGATGGTCAAAACTTATATGATCAGGTTCCTTTTTATGAGTTGGGAAGAAATTTTTGGTTTTATGATTCTAAATTAAAATATCAAACAAATGATCCCATTGTCACTGGATATGCTGTATTCATGAGGTTTATAGCTATGGAAGCTGCGCATGTTCAGGGCGGACCCTTTAACTCATGGACCTTTTCTCAATTTAAAAATAATGTCATAAATCTCTTGCCAACATACATGGCCAATACGTCGCTAAATTGGGCAAATACATTAGGTGTTGGGCAGGGGGTGCCAAACTCAAGCTTGGGCGCCACGGATTTATTCGCATCCTTTTGTTTTTATTTACGAGATAATTACTGTGGTAAGCAATGGATTGAAAATGTTTGGAAATATGCCGACTTAAGACCCAACGCAGTTACTACTCAGGATGCCGTAGATAATTTTGTTATTGCCAGTTCGCAGGCAGCGAATTCGGACTTGAGTTCTTTGTTTCTCACTTGGAAATGGCCAGTTTCAAATACTGCTATTGCTTACTTGAGTTCTTTAAACCTTGGAAGAATAAATTCTCAGCCGAATAACATCACAATTAACGCAGGCTCTACTGCACAATTTTCGATTAGTTCGTCTGAACCTACCGCTTATTTTCAATGGCAATTGCAATCAGGTAGCATATTTCAAAATATTAATAATGGCGGCAATTATAGCGGAGTAAATACGAGTAATCTTATTTTTTCGAGTGTTAACTCATCAGATAATAACAATAAATATCGATGTCTCGTTACTATTGGTAGTTGCATAGACACTTCCAACATAGCAATTTTGCAAGTAAATAATCTCACCGGAGTTTCGAAAAAAAAGATAGATTATTCTTTATCAGTTTATCCTAATCCTGGAAGTGGAGTATTTTCCTTTGAATTACAAAATTCAAATTTTGAGGGACAGTTTTATTTGTATAATGCTTTTGGAGAAAGAGTTTATTCAACCATAATAAATTCAAATGTCACAGAAATTGACATAAGTGAAAAAACAAAGGGGATGTATTTTTATAAATTGTTGAGTGGTGAAAAATTAATTAGTACAGGGAAAATTTTTCTGGAATAA
- a CDS encoding DinB family protein, with translation MTQELLKLFKMGRTRLTNQLPHIKESDLQKKLHPNSNSIGFLLRHIGEVEHLFAKNVFGLEIRVMASTIGQGIHDTGKYTVLQPELNLLSDAESVLEEAILKQSDNDWQSNITTAEFGTITKSEALGRIITHSAYHAGQVGLILKYGA, from the coding sequence ATGACTCAAGAATTACTGAAGTTATTTAAAATGGGACGAACCCGTTTAACGAATCAGCTCCCTCACATCAAAGAAAGTGATCTTCAAAAAAAATTACATCCAAATTCTAATTCCATTGGATTTTTATTGCGACATATTGGCGAAGTAGAACATTTGTTTGCTAAAAACGTATTTGGGTTAGAGATCCGTGTGATGGCTTCTACTATTGGTCAAGGCATTCATGATACAGGAAAATATACGGTACTTCAACCAGAGTTGAATCTTTTAAGCGATGCCGAATCTGTTTTGGAAGAAGCTATTTTAAAACAAAGTGATAACGATTGGCAATCGAATATTACCACTGCTGAATTTGGCACCATAACAAAATCTGAAGCATTAGGACGTATCATTACGCACTCTGCATATCATGCAGGACAGGTTGGATTGATTTTAAAATACGGAGCTTAA